From one Solea solea chromosome 15, fSolSol10.1, whole genome shotgun sequence genomic stretch:
- the LOC131474525 gene encoding arginine vasopressin-induced protein 1-like → MPPFPVFLYMDSGPASPPSSAVASPSPLWRLAERRSRKAGAGNIFSSVNLWQLQRLFRAAGDQDAEQRAQLVWGHRDEAELAQALIGLRTRSHRRVLRSNGRDALESRWLRAFNQLRIKESSLRSPGTDSGEEEEEEEESDSEAAAHSSTDPQPHSTVGTTGRDTEATAAQSESHSPAVTSNRPTRVSARLRRAAENDPERYLHRILH, encoded by the exons ATGCCACCGTTCCCCGTGTTCCTCTACATGGATTCTGGACCTGCCTCTCCACCTTCCTCCGCGGTGGCGAGCCCCTCCCCGCTGTGGCGGCTTGCTGAGAGGAGAAGTAGAAAGGCCGGTGCAGGGAACATTTTCAGCAGTGTGAATTTGTGGCAGCTCCAGAGACTGTTCAGGGCAGCTGGGGACCAGGATGCCGAGCAAAGGGCACAGCTCGTCTGGGGCCACAGAGACGAGGCTGAACTGGCTCAGGCCCTAATTGGGCTGAGGACCCGGAGTCACCGCAGAGTGCTGAGGAGTAATGGGAGAGATGCTCTGGAGTCACGCTGGCTACGTGCCTTCAATCAACTCAG GATCAAGGAGAGCTCACTCAGGAGCCCAGGAACGGAttcaggggaggaggaggaggaggaggaggagagtgattctgaggcagcagcacacagcagTACAGATCCACAGCCACACTCCACTGTAGGAACcacaggaagagacacagaAGCTACGGCAGCGCAAAGTGAGAGCCACAGTCCTGCAGTGACATCTAACAGACCAACGAGAGTCAGCGCAAGACTgaggagagcagcagagaaTGACCCAGAGAGATACCTGCACCGAATACTCCACTGA
- the marveld1 gene encoding MARVEL domain-containing protein 1 has product MPPPASQPQVRQNIVKFLKSFLGITRILQIVFGAGLWVTIAANKYEGSIHFVLFVAVLFWLLTLALFFVTLLDKQDLVPLLGGDRWLCTNLAHDVAAAALYLPAIGVMIYKTDRNSYCNLEQYKHLCLYKVYLTAAVFACLCCVAYLMSVIYDACRKCRGEQTVI; this is encoded by the coding sequence atgcCACCCCCAGCTTCCCAGCCGCAGGTGAGGCAGAACATCGTGAAGTTCCTCAAGAGTTTTTTGGGAATCACGCGCATCCTGCAGATCGTGTTCGGCGCCGGACTGTGGGTCACCATCGCCGCCAACAAGTACGAGGGCTCCATTCACTTCGTGCTCTTCGTCGCCGTGCTCTTCTGGCTCCTCACGCTCGCCCTCTTCTTCGTCACCCTGCTGGACAAGCAGGACCTGGTGCCGCTGCTGGGCGGAGACCGCTGGCTGTGCACGAACCTGGCGCACGACGTGGCCGCCGCCGCGCTCTACCTGCCGGCCATCGGCGTCATGATCTACAAGACGGACCGCAACTCCTACTGTAACCTGGAGCAGTACAAGCACCTCTGCCTCTACAAGGTCTACCTGACAGCCGCCGTGTTCGCCTGCCTCTGCTGCGTCGCCTACCTGATGTCCGTTATTTACGACGCGTGCAGGAAGTGTCGTGGTGAGCAGACGGTGATCTGA